The DNA sequence ATTGTTCAGCTTTACGATCCACAACATGACTTTCTCCCATGCTCATCCTGATTAATAATTGATATTTAAAAGACAATAACTCCTGCTGGATTAGACTGCACTCCCAGTGAAATTCCTGCGGTGAAAGTTCGCACTGACAGCATTTTATTCAGTATTACTattcaattcaatgtatttttatatagcgcctttcacaacacgtttgccccaaggcacttaacaaagcgagtgaccatacatgttgtgaatacagagcAGAAAAGATAATGGagaagaggaaccaaaaactcttctgtaaggagaaaaaaaacctctaggggtccaaggtcaactggctgcccaacccctttgggcatgctaagaTTATAGCATTGAAAAACAGTTAATAAatgaatgagggtattaatccatccatcatgtcttctgtatgtcagtactccatgcagttCTCTGTAGACCTGCGGAATCCTCCTAAACGAAAGCTATATCCACGatgcccctcttggatccatagCAGTGACGCaacatccaactcagatggtgcccagTCCAGCACCAtctggacatgtggggaggagaataggatagtctggtcagaacagatgtatctacctggtgggccaacacagagacacacagtggcATGTACAGcggcaccagcagccatggttgcagcaggctatgatgtaaggtgtgagtaggctaggctgaagtaatacatgttcagtctggatttgaatatcTATTACTAGTCTAGAAGAGAATAGCTCATAAAAATCCGACAGATTGGCCACGCAGGGCTGCCTCCCTGCTCTTTAGTGATGGTACTAGTGgcagacagcagcagcagagtgGGTTCTGAAGCTCACAGTTCAAATCGGTTTTGCTGATGGAGAAGAAACTGCTCCCATACTTACTGCTTCACCCTCCAGCAGGTCAGTGACTCAGAACATACAGCTATGGCAAGTCTGGCTGGGTGAGGTCCCAGCAGCAGTGTGCCCTCTGAAGGAAGCACCACAGTCAGAAATGTAACCAATGTTCGAATATATATTTCTTAactataaaacaaaactaaggTGGAATCTGTGGCCCCTGTGCTTTTGGAGGGCACTGCCCATCCTCACAGCCCCCCTTTGCTGTTCTGGTGATCTCTAGGATCCCTGGCCCGCATCGCGGATATTAATGGACATATTAGCCATCAATAATGCCTGAGCTACCAACTGCCTAAATAAAGGTTCACATTTGATTATGTTCTTTACATGTATCATATACATATTTTCAGTGCTCATTATTCAGCAGCAGATGGGTACCATTGATCTCTGGCAGATCTCACTCACAGATGAGCTCCGCTCACAGAACAGCGATAAGCCTGGGAAGGTCACAAGCCCATCCCAGATagcgctcagcacacagcacctGTGCAGGGCTCCAGGTGTCACCACTCAGCTCTCCAGACACTGGCTCTTCTTTCCTGGGTGAGAGCTTGTGTTGACTCGGCCCCCCCGATCTTTATCACCTGAGAGCGGGCCAGGCCTGGCATGCTCCCATGGGCTGCAGCGAGAGACAAACAGTGGCCTGGACATAAAAGGGGCGACTGGGTACCGAGCATCAGCAGTCAGAGGGAGCGAGTGAATGAAGTCAGAGCTCTGTGCAGCAGCCCAAGGGTGACCAACAGAGACAGTGAGACTCCAGCCCTGAGACCAAGAGGAAGGACCCAGGCCCACAAGGTGAGAGCACTGCCTCTGCTAAACGTGCCAGTTTCTACACTcaccgtctctctctctgttgctgTGATCCCGCACTGTCGCTGCCCAGAGACGAGCCCCCGGTGATCTCGGACTGTCGCTGTCCAGAGACAAGCCCGCGGTGATCTCGGACTGTCGCTGTCCAGAGACGAGCCCCCGGTGATCTCGGACTGTCGCTGTCCAGAGACGAGCCCCCGCTGATCTCGGACTGTCGCTGTCCAGAGACGAGCCCCCGGTGATCTCGGACTGTCGCTGTCCAGAGACGAGCCCCCGCTGATCTCGGACTGTCGCTGTCCAGAGACGAGCCCGCGGTGATCCCGGACTGTCGCTGTCCAGAGACGAGCCCCCGGTGATCCGGGGTGATCTCGGACTGTCGCTGTCCAGAGACGAGCCCCTGGTGATCCCGGACTGTCGCTGTCCAGAGACGAGCCCGCGGTGATCCCGGACTGTCGCTGTCCAGAGACGAGCCCCCGGTGATCCGGGGTGATCTCGGACTGTCGCTGTCCAGAGACGAGCCCCTGGTGATCCCGGACTGTCGCTGTCCAGAGACGAGCCCGCGGTGATCCCGGACTGTCGCTGTCCAGAGACGAGCCCGCGGTGATCCGGGGTGATCTCGGACTGTCGCTGTCCAGAGACGAGCCCCTGGTGATCCCGGACTGTCGCTGTCCAGAGACGAGCCCGCGGTGATCCCGGACTGTCGCTGTCCAGAGATGAGCCCCCGGTGATCTCGGACTGTCGCTGTCCAGAGACGAGCCCCCGGTGATCTGGGGTGATCTCGGACTGTCGCTGTCCAGAGACGAGCCCGCGGTGATCCGGGGTGATCTCGGACTGTCGCTGTCCAGAGACGAGCCCGCGGTGATCCCGGACTGTCGCTGTCCAGAGACGAGCCCGCGGTGATCCCGGACTGTCGCTGTCCAGAGACGAGCCCCCGGTGATCCGGGGTGATCTCGGACTGTCGCTGTCCAGAGACGAGCCCCTGGTGATCCCGGACTGTCGCTGTCCAGAGACGAGCCCGCGGTGATCCCGGACTGTCGCTGTCCAGAGACGAGCCCCCGGTGATCCGGGGTGATCTCGGACTGTCGCTGTCCAGAGACGAGCCCCTGGTGATCCCGGACTGTCGCTGTCCAGAGACAAGCCCGCAGTGATCCCGGACTGTCGCTGTCCAGAGATGAGCCCCCGGTGATCTCGGACTGTCGCTGTCCAGAGACGAGCCCGCAGTGATCCCGGACTGTCGCTGTCCAGAGACGAGCCCCCGGTGATCCGGGGTGATCTCGGACTGTCGCTGTCCAGAGACGAGCCCGCGGTGATCCGGGGTGATCTCGGACTGTCACTGTCCAGAGACGAGCCCCCGGTGATCCGGGGTGATCTCGGACTGTCGCTGTCCAGAGACGAGCCCCCGGTGATCCGGGGTGATCTCGGACTGTCGCTGTCCAGAGACGAGCCCACGGCGATCCAGGGTGATCTCGGACTGTCACTGTCCAGAGACGAGCCGCGGTGATCAATATCGTCTAATGGTTACAGAATGCTGAATGGCGATTTCATAGCCCACAGAGGGAGAATTGGTATACCTCGCGCACAACAGCactgtcatgtacagtacaggaggGAGGAAAGCCGGCTGTAAATTCACGAGGGTTGATGTCGTCCCCCATCTCCTCTCCTCAGAGCGAACCCCGAGCCCCCCGCCGCCATGGCCTCTCTCACACAGCAGCGACTTCGCCCTCTGTCCCTGGCACTGCAGGTGCTGGCACTGCTGGACGGGCACCTCGCGTGCAGGACGGGCTGGTACACGGCGTGCCAGCAGGCTCCCTTCGTGCCCGGCTACAACCTGGCTGGCGAGGGCTTCGACATTGTCCGGATGCAGCGGAAGGGAGCCTACGTGATCGACGTGAGGACCTTCCTGACGCCCAACCAAACCTGCACCCTCTGCGAGAACCGGCTGCAGGGCGGCCAGCTGCAGAAGCTGCCCCTGTCGGTGCTGGACTGGCGCTTCGGCAGCCAGTGCCGGCAGCAGCTGGCCAGCGCCGTGCACGAGTCCTACGAGGCCGTGGTCAGCAGCTCCACCTCCTCCATCAGCAACCAGTGGGAGGCAGGCCTGGACCTGGACAAGGTGGGCAAGGTGGCCTTGGGTGGGACGCAGTCGCAGATCTCGCACTTCGCCATGTCTCACGCCCGAGCGGACAGGTTCGTCTTCTCCTCCGACGAGTTCAGCTGCAAGTCCTACAGGTGAGGGCCGCCGATTCTGCCCCCCGCTGGACACGTGGAGCTCAGCTCATATCGAGGTCCATTCGCTTCACTCCAGCCCATTACGATCTGGCCGAATTATTAACGCAGCAACAGGCAGGAGGATAGGAAAGACAGGGAGGCAGATACCAACAGCGCTATTACTGAATTTCCAAACCCAGCAGCAGGGCCATGGAAGCACAGGCAGGCGTGTAGCACCGTGTAGGTACTGTACAGGCACGGACAGTGAGGTCAGTAAAACCGAAGGCATGTGTTGGAACGTGCCTGACTGTATGAAAGCGTACTGATGTTCTCCGAAGGCAGCGCATTGCGAACAGCGTACTGTATCTCTGCTGTTCAGGAAGCTGGTGCTGCTCAGTTCCAGACACGTGCCGAGCTCCTCAGCCAGTCTGGATCAGTCCAGTCCCAGCCGATCGGGACGGGTCTGCCAGTTTCTATCACGGAGAAAGGGCAAACCTCTACCCAAAGGACTTTTCTGTTTTCATCAAATTATCATTTTTAGCGCTCTGATGCCCCTGCAAGGATTGGGGATACATCCTGGATCTGCAGGAGTCAGGCTGTCCTCTCTCTTCTTTCCCTCCCCCTACACCTGTGTTTAGTTGAGCGCCCCCTACAGCTGAGCCCAGAGAACATGCTTCCCACCTCCAGCACCCCTGTGTCTGACACCCCTCTGGCGCCCCAGGGTTTGGTGGGAGAGCAAAGGAAACTCAAGGGCACAAGGCCCCCCATGATAAGGACTCAAACACACCCACTTTCCTGATCGCAGTTACCCAGCAAAGCAGCAGGTTTTAAAACTGCTACACAGGTCTCGCTAGCACCCAGCTGTAGAGGGGGCAGCAGATGAGCTCATCGTCAGGATCAGGACTACATTGAAAAATGGGTTCTTGGGGTACCCAACTCTGTAGGGGCTCTGTACTCTAAGGTGGCGCCCCTACTTAATACCAGGGTAGGCCCCAGTGCAACAGTAACCAAGCCTGAGCTGACAGACCACGTgatcatacagtagctgtgcccGATACCCACTCACAGGGTATCCTCCTTCGTCCTGCCCCCGGCCGGGCCGATCCCAGCCCGTCGGCCGGTTCTGGGCCACGGACCCAGTCTCCCACTGCGCTCCTGTTGGTTTCCCCGCAGGTTCAGGCTGACGGACCGGCCGCCCCTGAGCACGGACTTCCTGCGGCACCTGCAGGGCCTGCCGCCGCAGTACAACTCCAGTACCAAGGCCGCGTACCAGCGCCTGATCGACACCTACGGCACCCACTACGTGCGGCAGGCGGAGCTGGGCGGCTGGCTGCGCCGCACCACGGCCATCCGCAGCTGCCTGGCCACGCTGAACGGCCACACGGCCTCCTTCGCCAGCGAGTGCCTGAGCGCCCAGCTGGCGCTGCAGCTGGGGCTTGTGGGCGCCTCCGCCTCCTCCGCCCGCTGCCGGGCCGTGCTGGAGAACCACGACTCCAAGATGGGCTTCTCGTCCGGCTTCCTGGCGCACCTGATGGAGGTGCAGGGGGGGCAGCAGTGGCTCCGCGAGGCCCTGCGCTCCGGGGGCGGCCGCCCCTCCTTCACGGACTGGCTCCGCAGCCTGACGGACTTCCCCGACGTCGTCTCCTGCGCCCTGCACCCCCTGCACGAGCTGGTGCGCGAGCCCCGGGTGCGGGAGGCGCTGAAGAGGGCCGTGAGGAGCCACATCCAGGGCCATGCCCTGCAGGAGGGGAGCGCCGCTGCCCAGTCCTGCTCCGGGGTCCCAAACCTGCACTCCAACTGCTGCCCCCTGGAGCCGGGCTGGGGCCGCCTGCGCGTGACCGTGGAGCGGGCCAGCGGGCTGCGCGGAGACCCGGTGGGCCAGACGGAGGGCTACGTGAAGGTGTGGTTCGGCAGCAGGTTCCAGCAGACCCACTTTGTCAAGGAGAACAACAACCCGGTCTGGAACGCCGCCTACGACTTCGGCGCGGGGCACTCGGCCCAGCAGCTGGTCTTCGAGGTCTGGGACAAGGACGTGCAGCACGACGACAAGCTGGGCCGCTGCACGCTCACCCCCCAGCAGGGCTCCCACTCCTCCAGCTGCTCGCTGGCCCAGGGCGGCGTCTTCTACTACTCCTACACCTTCACCTGCGACCCCCACCTGACCGGCCTTAGCTGTCGCACCTACAAGCCCACCCCCTAGTGCAGCGGCAGGGAATGAATAAACCTCCTGAAGCATCCAGCCTGTGTCCACGtgtccatctgtccatctgtTCTCTAATCGCTGTGTCCAGTACGGGTTCGAGGGGCAACCAGGACCCATTCCAGTAAGCTAAGGGCGCAAGGGGGGGTGCagactggacaggatgccagtccatcgcagggaacacagacacacactcacatcaggggcAGTCATCCCAGAAACCAGTTAGCCTACCAGCACGTCTTCGGACTCtgggaagaaacccacacacacacacggagagAATTCGAACTCCCCCCGATATCTCCACAGGTCGCGAATTgaaccccagggccccagagctgcaggCCAGCAATGCTGATCACTGCACTGTCATGCTGCCCTGTCTACACGTCGGTGCTCCTTAAAGTGTGTGCAATTTCGTGTTTGTGGTCTGCAGAGCTTTAAAACCCAGTTGTCTAAATGACACGACCTCTCTTcttcctttgtgttttaagtAAAGTTTTAAGATTAAGGCAGGAATCCCAGCTCAGTGCACTTCCAAAGAGCCCAAAGAGGATGCAGATGAAATGGCAGAATTCAGACCCTGAGAGCCTCTGCATTAGCTATGCCCATCTCCATAAGGAGTGTGGCTTGTCAGTCCCCTTGAGATTTAAAGCCTCATTATCCAGGTTAGAAAAGTGACATTGTTCAGTGGGTGGTGGCTCATGTCATACAGGTTGGTAAACACTAAGGGTAGGAGTGTTCAACCTGGTGTCCTGATTGAACTCCACCCTGATCTTCCACAGTCTGACCTCCTTGTAGTTTCCCTTCCTTCACCTGGTgctgtctcccaggtggggctgctggtgtaaAATGGCcactgtgtctcccaggtggggctgcacttcGTTGGGGTGGGGTGAAATTGTAAAGGAATTCTTTGGGAGTTAAATTCTTTTGAGCAAAAAGATCCATATAGATATGTTTCGGTAAGACCACGAAATTCTTTGGACTGATCAACAACAAACTACTTAACAGGGCAGATGAGCTGAATGGTTCTGAGTGGTTctctacccactggcccacactgcctccctctctcagctctacccactggcccacactgcctccctctctcagctctacccactggcccacactgcctccctctctctgggctctacccactggcccacactgcctccctctctcagctctacccactggcccacactgcctccctctctcagctctacccactggcccacactgcctccctctctctgggctctacccactggcccacactgcctccctctctctgggctctacccactggcccacactgcctccctctctcagctctacccactggcccacactgcctccctctctctgggctctacccactggcccacactgcctctctctctctgggctctacccactggcccacactgcctccctctctctgggctctacccactggcccacactgcctccctctctctgggctctacccactggcccacactgcctccctctctcggctctacccactggcccacactgcctccctctctctgggctctacccactggcccacgctgcctccctctctctgggctctacccactggcccacgctgcctccctctctctgggctctacccactggcccacgctgcctccctctctctgggctctacccactggcccacgctgcctccctctctctgggctctacccactggcccacgctgcctccctctctctgggctctacccactggcccacactgcctccctctctctgggctctacccactggcccacGCTGCCTCTCTCGGCTCTAATCATTCCCTCTCTTCACTGGAAATTATTTTACTGAGTTAAGAACATTCTAAATTTCAAAGAAAATTTATTTGATCCACAGAAACAGACATACATATTGAAGGAACACATAACCAAGCTCCTCATGGCTGCAGCCACAGCAGCCAGGCTGTGCAGATCCAGTGCTCCCCGCTGGGTCAGCAGCGCCGAGTGTCAGCGAGAGTGGGGCTCCGCCGCAGCTCGGACAGCTGCAGGGCCCAGCGCTGCTCCCCACAACTGTGCTTCTCACGACAGAGCAATGTGTGCTTTCCAGTGAAGAGGTGCATTTAATCAATGATGCTTTGTTGTTTAGCGTTACCTTTACTGTAAATAACAAGCGAACGGTTAGAACGAGCAGTTTCTGGCAAGACAGCAGATGCTGAAGACCACAGCCAGCCTCACATGCGTTAATGAGTGCAGCGGTCAGGGTGAAACACACTCAAGCTGCAGAACAGGCAGGACTGCATCTATTCTGCCACTCAGCTACCTCGCCCGGACACTAACCACTCTCCTCCTGGAAGAGCAGAACTTGAATTCCGCACAATACGCTCAGTATGGAGTAAGAGTGGGACACAGACAGAAATAAGTACTGACACCTCTACAATGCTAGCTTAAAACTAAGTATTTTTCCCCAAATATTGGAAACCAATAAATGATCTCACAGGAGCAGTGCTGTTGAGCATGCTGCAGGGTGTGTATGGAACGGGGCTTTCGTGCCACAGCCCGGAGGAACCagggggaagagagcagagaccGGGAATAAGCACAGGGAACAGGGGGCCGACTGAATACAGCCTGGGTTGCTAATCAGCTCAGAGAGGGCGTGACGGATCAGAAGGCGAGAATCAGTAGCGTGCCTCAGACCAGGTTGGCGATGACGGCTCTGGTGAACTCATCACAGGAAGCATAGCCTCCCAGGTCTCCTGTCCTCACCTGACAAGAACACAGGCACACTGTTAGACATGAAAGAGCACACTAACAAATCTGTATTAAACTGTTGCAAACTTATGCTGGAAGTGGCTCCAATTCACACGGGCCGCAGTCACAGACTCGCACGCAGTCTGATAgctttgatttttatttcctttaaatgAAGTTCAGTCTCGACTGTAACACCGCCCAGAGAGCCAAGGGACACCAACTGCTCAGCACACACTGACAGGACACCTCAGTGTAGTCCTGTCACGTCCAGCCCCAGGAGTGTCAGCCTGCCTCCTAGAGCTCCCGGGCTGCAGGGAGGGGCAGGAGCCCAGCCTGCCCTGAGTGCACAGCTGTCGGCCTGAGACACCGCACAGACAGGGGCTGCGGGAGGCTGGGTACGAGCTGAGCGAGGGGCCACAGGTGTGAGGGACCCAGGTAAGTGTCTCCCAGGTGATCCAGAGGTGGCTGGAGTTCATAAGACCATCCAAAAAGGTACAAGATGAAGGTGGCACTAACAGCACACatatatttcttatttacaaGAGGAAGCCCTGCAGTGACAGAAACAGCCCGGGGGCAATCTGGGCTGGGGCAGTTAGACGTGCAGGACAGGAGGAGGGCAGCAAGCAGTGTCCCAGGGGAGTGTGGGTATTGGGGTTTCTTGGGAAGGGGGTCCCAGTCGGTCCTCAGCGCAGATGTGTGGGGTGAAGGTTGTCGATGACGGCGCGCACAAAATCACTGGTGGTAGAGTACCCCCCCAGATCTCTCGTTTTCACCTGggacacagagggacagggagaTGGAGAGGGAAGGAGGGAGCTTTTTCAGCCATGGCAATGGATAAATACATATATGGACAACAGTGGACATCCTGTTAATCATTCTCAAATACAGCGAGCACAGTGCTGGAatagtgtcccacactgacccaGCGTCTCTCACACAGTCAGTGTGGACACTGGGGCCTGTGGGGTCAAAAGAAGACACCGACATCCAAGGTCACAGAACTTGGCAGTGGCCAGGCAGAGGAACAGAGCCTGTAACAGCTTACTGTTAACCACATGCCCGAAGGAGCACAGTGCCAGACTAGGGGGCTCCATCTCCTGCAGCAGCAGGCACGCACACTGGCCAGAGCGCAGGACTGGGGCagcagacacaggacacagagaaaGGGACATTACCTTGCCCAGCTTGATCACCCTCTTCACCGCCTCAGTCACCATGTGGGAGTGGTACTCCAGGCTGCAACAACATCAGCACAGTCAGGCCACAGAGCACTGAGGCTACACCTCCGCCACCGGCAGTTCAACAGCCATACTTACAGGACAGACTGTCACTGTGCAGATTGCTGTATGTGCAACAGGGCCTGCCTGCACTCCTGCAGGACAGGGCCTGCTCTCACAGCATGGAAAACTGCTCTCCACCCACTAAACACACCAACCACTCTCTCCTCCGGGACACTAAACAGAGGCAGAGAAGGGATTATCTACACGGCTGTACTCCAGATGCTAGATACCCAGCACACGTTTTACCACAACAACCAATGGCCACTTAACAGCAGAATagatagatattttattaacGCCTTAACAAAAtcatacaataatacaacacaGTAAGTGAGAAGTGCAGCAAAAAATAATGGACAAGGAGTTAAAATTCCCATTCTCAGAACTCGGCGCAGTTTGGAGGCAGCCCGAGAACAGAGCCACGGTTCCAAATCATGAAGTACTGACAAGGGCACGGAGCCTCTAACGGGGCTTAGGGAATTAGAGACGTGCTCCCTAATTAGGGCCAGCAATGTGGAGGACAAGTTAGAGTGCTGGATTTGGAACTGGGCGGTTGTGGGTTCTATTACCAGGAGGCGTCACCCGAGAGCAGAATATTTCACTTGGACTTCCACAGCAAAATGCTCTGCTGCATAAACAGGTACAAATGGAAATGGCTTTTGACAGATTTATCAGCCTAGCCAGGTATCTGTACTCCAATCTCTTAGATATACAGATTTTAATATACAGATTCTAATATAGTGTACCATGATGTCAGTTTGTGCTTGGGGGTACAGTCTGTGATGCCAGTGTGTGTCTGGGGGGTACAGTCTGGGCTGAGACACTCACTTGAGGTGGCGCAGCATGTTGGCAGCACTGAGCAACATGGCCGTGGGGTTGGCGATGTTCCTGCCCACAGCCTGGGCAAAGGGGTGCCGCGCACCCTGAAACAGAGAAAGAGGGTGTTGGGATGGACACTGATGAAAAGAGTCCtaccccagacacacacacactgtctccCACAGCTTACCCCAGACACGCACACGCATTCTCACACAGCCCAACAGTCCtacctcagacacacacacagtcccacAACCCGACAGTCCTACCTCTGATCCAGGATGATCTCGGActgtcacacactcactctcacacactctcacactctcacactctcacactctcacactctcacactctcacactctcacactctcacactctcacactctccaaCAGACTTGGAGTCAGAGACACTCTAACGGAGACTAAGTGGAGGTCAGTGGGCTTAGAGCCTGCCGATGACTCACGGTCTCGAAGACGGCGTACTCCGCGCTGTAGCTCTCTCCTGGTACCACGCCGGCTCCCCCCACCAGCCCGGCTGCCAGGTTGTCGATGATGTTTCCATACAGGTTGGGCATCACAAGCACATCAAACTGGTACGGGTTCTGCACCAGCTGGGGAAGCAGCACACAGAGTTGCATTAACATAAGGCTCTGGCCATAGTGCCGCATTGGCACTGCTGACACCTTGCCCTGCCCACTGCATGAgactgacaccccacccctccCATCACGAggggcagacacactgacagtcCCGCCCACTACTTGAGATTGACACCCCACCCCTCCCATCACGAGGGGCAGATACACTGACAGTCCCGCCCACTACTTGAgactgacaccccacccctccCATCACGAAGGGGCAGACACACTGATAGTCCCGCCCACTACTTGAGATTGACACCCCACCCCTCCCATCACAAAGGGGCAGACACACTGATAGTCCCGCCCACTACTTGAGATTGACACCCCACCCCTCCCATCAC is a window from the Lepisosteus oculatus isolate fLepOcu1 chromosome 3, fLepOcu1.hap2, whole genome shotgun sequence genome containing:
- the LOC102684302 gene encoding perforin-1-like, translated to MASLTQQRLRPLSLALQVLALLDGHLACRTGWYTACQQAPFVPGYNLAGEGFDIVRMQRKGAYVIDVRTFLTPNQTCTLCENRLQGGQLQKLPLSVLDWRFGSQCRQQLASAVHESYEAVVSSSTSSISNQWEAGLDLDKVGKVALGGTQSQISHFAMSHARADRFVFSSDEFSCKSYRFRLTDRPPLSTDFLRHLQGLPPQYNSSTKAAYQRLIDTYGTHYVRQAELGGWLRRTTAIRSCLATLNGHTASFASECLSAQLALQLGLVGASASSARCRAVLENHDSKMGFSSGFLAHLMEVQGGQQWLREALRSGGGRPSFTDWLRSLTDFPDVVSCALHPLHELVREPRVREALKRAVRSHIQGHALQEGSAAAQSCSGVPNLHSNCCPLEPGWGRLRVTVERASGLRGDPVGQTEGYVKVWFGSRFQQTHFVKENNNPVWNAAYDFGAGHSAQQLVFEVWDKDVQHDDKLGRCTLTPQQGSHSSSCSLAQGGVFYYSYTFTCDPHLTGLSCRTYKPTP